From a region of the Mycosarcoma maydis chromosome 7, whole genome shotgun sequence genome:
- a CDS encoding uncharacterized protein (related to glucosamine 6-phosphate n-acetyltransferase): MPATTSKLTPDSELQLAFDPSLIPQASKDLLPEDIIVRPLASDDYNRGHLRVLADLTQAPDIGLTAWSKQFALQLASPNTYYPIVFVHTHTDQIVACGTMFVEFKFLRGGGSCAHIEDIVVHKDGQAKGLGKRIIEILTHIAKQRACYKVILDCSEKNIAFYEKCGYHKAGDQMAVYFV; this comes from the coding sequence ATGCCCGCCACAACGTCCAAGCTGACACCCGATTCCGAGCTCCAGCTCGCCTTCGATCCGAGCTTGATACCGCAAGCGAGCAAGGACCTTCTACCCGAAGACATCATCGTCCGACCGCTCGCCAGCGACGACTACAACCGCGGACACCTTCGCGTTCTCGCCGACCTCACGCAGGCCCCTGACATCGGCCTCACCGCGTGGTCCAAGCAGTTCGCCCTCCAACTCGCGTCTCCCAACACATACTACCCTatcgtcttcgtccacACACACACCGACCAGATCGTCGCATGCGGTACCATGTTTGTCGAGTTCAAATTCTTGCGAGGCGGCGGCTCTTGTGCTCACATTGAGGATATCGTCGTTCACAAGGACGGTCAGGCCAAAGGCCTGGGTAAGAGAATCATCGAAATTCTCACGCACATCGCCAAGCAGAGAGCTTGCTACAAGGTGATTCTCGATTGCAGCGAAAAGAATATTGCCTTCTATGAAAAGTGCGGCTATCATAAAGCGGGCGATCAGATGGCTGTGTACTTTGTATAG